The proteins below are encoded in one region of Verrucomicrobiia bacterium:
- a CDS encoding RNA polymerase sigma factor RpoD/SigA, with amino-acid sequence MKGKKKKKRLARAPHRKTVKEPRKKGRPAAAVKPPKPLKVPAPVAQKPEKKPHDKKEKHEGPLTRETRDLLKNEASLEAPMDRRRRGDRDEEGGETRSEDASEQTLDRTAMKIYLSQIENIPLLTPEQEISLAEKIQASGSESSAARENMIRSNLRLVISIAKRYSNMGLSFSDLVEEGNIGLMRAVEKFNPARGYRFSTYASWWIKQAIMRALSNQGKTIRIPVYMYDIISKWRRVRDGLMQKLSRVPTRKEIAKIMQVPVQKIKEIENIAGRPSSLNAPVSLDGTAELIDLIEDDVAHSPDARMGELLKSERIKDLLQRLDERERRILVLRFGLESDDPKTLEEVAQVFGITRERVRQIEAAALKKIRAFLVTEQDRLEDYLS; translated from the coding sequence ATGAAGGGAAAGAAAAAGAAAAAAAGGCTGGCCCGGGCTCCTCACCGCAAAACCGTGAAAGAGCCCCGAAAAAAGGGCCGGCCCGCGGCCGCGGTCAAACCGCCCAAGCCGCTCAAAGTGCCTGCCCCCGTTGCCCAAAAACCCGAGAAAAAACCCCACGACAAAAAAGAAAAGCACGAAGGGCCGCTGACCAGGGAAACACGCGACCTTTTGAAGAACGAGGCCTCGCTCGAGGCCCCCATGGACCGCCGCCGGCGCGGGGACAGAGATGAAGAAGGGGGCGAAACGCGCTCCGAAGATGCCTCCGAGCAAACGCTCGACCGCACGGCCATGAAGATCTATCTTTCCCAGATCGAGAACATCCCGCTGCTGACGCCCGAACAGGAAATCTCCCTCGCGGAAAAGATCCAGGCGAGCGGCAGCGAATCCAGCGCCGCGCGCGAGAACATGATCCGTTCGAACCTGCGTCTGGTCATCTCCATTGCCAAGCGTTACAGCAACATGGGGCTTTCGTTCTCGGACCTTGTGGAAGAAGGCAACATCGGCCTCATGCGCGCGGTCGAAAAATTCAATCCGGCGCGCGGCTACCGTTTCTCGACTTACGCATCGTGGTGGATCAAGCAGGCCATCATGCGTGCCTTGTCCAACCAGGGCAAGACGATCCGCATTCCCGTTTACATGTACGATATCATTTCCAAGTGGCGGCGCGTGCGCGATGGCCTCATGCAGAAGCTTTCACGCGTTCCGACGCGCAAGGAAATCGCGAAGATCATGCAGGTGCCGGTGCAGAAGATCAAAGAGATCGAGAATATCGCCGGCCGCCCGAGTTCCTTGAACGCGCCCGTCAGCCTGGACGGCACCGCAGAGCTGATCGACCTCATCGAAGACGACGTGGCCCATTCCCCGGATGCGCGCATGGGCGAACTTTTGAAGAGCGAGAGAATCAAGGACCTGCTCCAGCGCCTGGACGAACGCGAGCGCCGCATCCTGGTTCTGCGCTTCGGACTGGAAAGCGACGATCCGAAGACCCTCGAAGAAGTGGCGCAGGTGTTCGGCATCACGCGCGAGCGCGTCCGCCAGATCGAGGCCGCAGCCCTGAAAAAAATCCGCGCTTTCCTCGTAACCGAGCAAGACCGCCTCGAAGACTACCTGAGCTGA
- a CDS encoding 5-formyltetrahydrofolate cyclo-ligase: MRKQLRSLVQSLKKRDLRRKSKKITALLLQSRCYQKAENLLVYVPVAGEVDTWPVLRRSLALGKKVFVPRVSAKNGSMSIYRIDDPERGWIAGCYGVLEPRAVAARRGNPSRLDMAVVPGLGFSRSGARLGRGKGHFDKFLKKAGKAVKIGLAFREQIVAKIPMAGHDVRMDKVITD, encoded by the coding sequence TTGAGAAAGCAATTACGCTCCCTTGTCCAAAGTCTCAAGAAAAGGGATCTCCGGCGGAAAAGCAAAAAAATCACCGCGCTGCTTCTTCAAAGCCGGTGTTATCAAAAGGCCGAAAACCTGCTCGTGTATGTCCCAGTGGCCGGGGAAGTCGATACATGGCCTGTGCTCCGGCGCAGCCTGGCACTTGGCAAAAAAGTCTTCGTGCCGCGTGTCAGCGCGAAAAACGGGTCCATGAGTATTTACAGAATCGACGATCCCGAAAGGGGCTGGATCGCGGGCTGTTACGGGGTCCTGGAACCGCGGGCTGTGGCGGCAAGGCGCGGCAATCCTTCGCGGCTGGACATGGCGGTGGTGCCCGGCCTGGGGTTCAGCCGTTCCGGCGCGCGCCTGGGGCGCGGCAAAGGGCATTTTGACAAGTTTTTGAAAAAGGCCGGCAAGGCAGTGAAGATTGGCCTGGCGTTCCGGGAACAAATCGTGGCGAAGATTCCCATGGCCGGGCATGATGTGCGCATGGATAAGGTGATCACGGATTAG
- a CDS encoding polyprenyl synthetase family protein: MSYEKDFKKYIDLVERKLKEVLPPPGQHPSALQEPLTYAVLSGGKRFRPVITLAACEACGGKIEDALIPAVSIELIHSYSLVHDDLPALDNDELRRGQPTVHKRFGEAIAILTGDGLLTLAFQVLAGIKPAKKAVDILTEISTAAGTYGMIGGQVADLTTDKADLDLPTLDFINVHKTGKLIRASAVAGALAAEADKNDRERMLKYGEFLGLAFQSVDDLMDGDGYLKIMKAREVRMKVRDLIAKAKKEIRALGVKAENLIRLADVLLDRVPKETDVHAPMDS; this comes from the coding sequence ATGAGCTACGAAAAAGACTTCAAAAAATACATCGACCTGGTCGAACGCAAGTTAAAAGAAGTCCTGCCGCCGCCGGGGCAGCATCCCAGCGCGCTGCAGGAACCTTTGACCTATGCGGTCCTGTCCGGTGGCAAGCGGTTCCGTCCGGTCATTACCCTGGCGGCCTGTGAGGCCTGCGGGGGCAAGATCGAAGACGCCCTGATCCCGGCGGTTTCGATCGAGCTGATCCATTCCTATTCCCTGGTCCACGACGACCTTCCGGCCCTGGATAACGACGAGCTCCGGCGGGGGCAGCCCACGGTGCACAAGCGTTTCGGTGAGGCCATTGCCATCCTGACCGGGGATGGGCTATTGACCCTGGCTTTCCAGGTCCTGGCCGGCATCAAGCCCGCCAAAAAGGCGGTGGACATACTTACGGAAATATCGACGGCAGCAGGAACTTATGGTATGATCGGCGGTCAAGTGGCCGACCTTACGACCGATAAGGCGGATCTGGACCTGCCGACGCTTGATTTCATTAATGTCCATAAAACCGGGAAGTTGATTCGCGCGAGTGCCGTGGCCGGGGCTTTGGCTGCGGAAGCGGATAAGAACGACCGGGAACGGATGCTGAAATACGGCGAGTTTCTCGGGCTCGCGTTCCAGTCCGTGGACGATCTGATGGACGGGGACGGCTACTTAAAGATCATGAAAGCCCGGGAAGTCCGCATGAAAGTCCGCGACTTGATCGCCAAGGCCAAAAAGGAAATCCGGGCCCTGGGAGTTAAAGCGGAAAATCTTATCCGGCTGGCCGACGTGCTGCTGGACCGGGTGCCAAAGGAGACCGACGTTCATGCCCCGATGGATTCATAA
- the xseA gene encoding exodeoxyribonuclease VII large subunit yields the protein MEEDILYEFSETIAAGGRKVYTVSDLNREIRSVLENQYASIWVEAEISNFKWHTSGHMYLCLKDDKASISAVFFSRLNQHLKFRLEDGQKVLVFGRLSLYEPRGQYQFYIEAVEPKGVGGLQLAFNQLKEKLQKEGLFAAERKRKIPAFPRVVGVITSPTGAAVRDILNVMNRRFSGTQVLISPVRVQGEGAAREIAKALEEMNRSCPEVEVIILGRGGGSIEDLWPFNEEIVARAVHASRIPVISAVGHETDWTICDWVADLRAPTPSAAAELVVQSREEIQVLFESLGKRMKSALLYRLENARSRLEGLEQSYALKQPVYLVQQAGQRFDELLKRLHGGMKSVIAESGAQFREEAAKLHSLSPLAVLDRGYSITQNEKGGLLKDVRGLKAGDTITTRLARGSVKSKVVEATPLKGE from the coding sequence ATGGAAGAAGACATCCTCTACGAGTTTTCGGAAACGATAGCGGCGGGCGGACGGAAGGTTTATACGGTCTCCGACCTGAACCGCGAAATCCGCTCGGTACTGGAAAATCAGTACGCCTCGATTTGGGTCGAGGCCGAGATTTCCAATTTTAAATGGCATACGTCCGGGCACATGTACCTCTGCCTCAAGGACGATAAGGCCAGCATCAGCGCGGTCTTTTTCAGCCGGCTCAACCAGCATCTGAAATTCCGTCTGGAAGATGGCCAGAAGGTCCTGGTTTTCGGACGGCTTTCGCTTTATGAGCCGCGGGGGCAATATCAATTCTACATCGAGGCCGTCGAGCCCAAGGGCGTCGGAGGCCTGCAGCTGGCGTTTAACCAGCTGAAAGAGAAGCTTCAGAAGGAAGGCCTGTTCGCGGCCGAGCGCAAAAGAAAGATCCCGGCATTTCCGCGCGTGGTCGGCGTGATCACGTCGCCGACCGGAGCCGCGGTCCGCGACATTTTGAACGTCATGAACCGGCGCTTTTCCGGGACCCAGGTTTTGATTTCGCCCGTGCGCGTGCAGGGCGAAGGCGCGGCGCGAGAAATCGCCAAGGCCTTGGAGGAAATGAACCGTTCGTGTCCCGAGGTGGAAGTCATCATCTTGGGCCGCGGCGGCGGAAGCATCGAAGACCTCTGGCCTTTTAACGAAGAGATCGTGGCGCGGGCCGTGCACGCCTCGCGCATTCCCGTGATTTCGGCGGTGGGTCATGAAACCGACTGGACGATCTGCGACTGGGTCGCGGATCTTCGGGCACCCACGCCGTCGGCCGCGGCGGAGCTCGTAGTGCAGTCGCGTGAGGAAATCCAGGTCCTGTTTGAAAGCCTGGGCAAAAGGATGAAGAGCGCCCTGCTGTACCGGCTGGAAAACGCGAGAAGCCGCCTGGAAGGCCTGGAACAAAGCTACGCGCTGAAGCAGCCGGTCTATCTCGTGCAGCAGGCAGGCCAGCGCTTTGACGAATTGCTGAAGCGCCTGCATGGCGGCATGAAATCGGTCATCGCGGAAAGCGGTGCGCAGTTCCGGGAAGAGGCCGCGAAGTTGCACAGCCTGAGCCCGCTGGCCGTCCTCGACCGCGGCTATTCGATTACTCAGAACGAGAAGGGCGGGCTTTTGAAAGACGTCCGCGGCTTGAAAGCGGGGGACACGATCACGACCCGCCTGGCGCGGGGAAGCGTCAAATCCAAAGTCGTCGAAGCAACGCCTCTCAAAGGAGAATAA
- a CDS encoding adenine phosphoribosyltransferase — protein MDRPSVDLSVLKETIRDVPDFPQKGIVFKDITPLLQRPDTFAFVIDSLAGALLGLDIDVIMGIESRGFILSPALSYKINAGFVPVRKKGKLPWRTHQMSYTLEYGEGILEMHQDAIKPGMRVALVDDLLATGGTGEAAAKLAEKMGARIEKILFLVELGFLKGRERLSRYDVFSLIQY, from the coding sequence ATGGACCGTCCGTCCGTTGATCTGAGCGTCCTCAAAGAAACCATTCGCGACGTCCCTGACTTTCCCCAAAAAGGCATCGTCTTCAAAGACATCACGCCGCTTTTGCAGCGTCCGGACACCTTCGCTTTCGTGATCGATTCCCTTGCGGGGGCCCTGTTGGGCCTGGACATCGACGTGATCATGGGGATCGAGTCCCGCGGTTTTATTTTGAGTCCTGCGCTTTCCTACAAGATCAACGCCGGATTCGTGCCGGTCCGGAAAAAAGGAAAGCTGCCCTGGCGCACCCATCAGATGTCGTACACCCTGGAATACGGCGAAGGCATTCTGGAAATGCACCAGGACGCGATCAAGCCCGGCATGCGGGTCGCGTTGGTCGACGATCTCCTCGCGACAGGGGGGACCGGCGAAGCCGCCGCGAAGCTGGCTGAAAAAATGGGCGCGCGCATCGAGAAAATCCTTTTTCTCGTCGAGCTCGGCTTTCTCAAAGGCCGTGAGCGACTTTCCCGCTATGACGTTTTTTCCCTCATTCAATACTGA
- the glyS gene encoding glycine--tRNA ligase subunit beta: MANLLVELGTEELPSGVLDVVYAELPVKAAEALKTARLSYEDLKVEATPRRIALFVSGLAVRQADEKVEISGPSLEKAYAADGKPTPALEGFLKSKGAAVNDLTVKETPRGKFVVLLRENKGRAADKVLPELLQALFGSVTFPKNMRWEPTGFRFPRPARWLVTLLDKKPLAFTFAGLKASNQSYGHRFLAPKAFRIPSADWDIYKKLLKKAHVALDLAERKAIIAKGLKTKFQQASFDEELLHTTAQLVEEPELLQGSFSKDYLQLPKEVLASCMKKNQKIFACYDSKGALTGKFVAVLNGRKSNVTGIRAGYENVLESRLKDAKYFYTADTKEKLEAKLPKLEQVTYLGKLGNMRQKTERMEKLAEKIAALAHKPELTESVRRAARLSKVDLMTHLVYEFPDLQGTVGREYALASGESQDVAKAIASHYLPKSLTQDYAALGKEGDLVGGLVGIIDRIDLLVGAFGTGLQPTGSQDPFALRRAGGAVVKTIRAWNISFSVADLMREAAALYGNALTVPAAELADKLMKFFEERVIFELQLKPGTRPHEIFSAVWQSRHDNFADVLERFQQLSALFEREPENFIRAGKVVERTSNIVKGMKGAGEKSINPELLKEPLEKKLFELLEKESGEIDKRLDQRHFEDATRLFGKVFYGPIHDFFEQVMVNVEDTNIRENRQALMKRINHLYTKKLADLSMLSRLD; the protein is encoded by the coding sequence ATGGCCAACCTTCTCGTAGAACTCGGAACTGAAGAACTGCCGTCCGGCGTGCTGGACGTTGTGTATGCCGAGCTTCCGGTGAAAGCCGCGGAAGCGCTGAAGACGGCGCGCCTTTCCTATGAAGACCTCAAGGTCGAAGCCACGCCGCGCCGCATCGCGCTTTTCGTGAGCGGCCTCGCCGTACGCCAGGCGGACGAGAAAGTCGAAATCTCAGGGCCCTCGCTGGAGAAGGCCTATGCCGCGGACGGGAAACCCACGCCGGCCCTCGAAGGATTTTTAAAAAGCAAAGGAGCGGCGGTGAATGATCTCACCGTGAAAGAAACGCCGCGCGGCAAATTCGTGGTGCTCCTGCGCGAAAATAAAGGCCGCGCCGCGGACAAAGTCCTGCCGGAACTCCTGCAGGCGCTTTTCGGCTCGGTTACGTTTCCGAAGAACATGCGCTGGGAACCCACGGGCTTCCGTTTTCCGCGTCCGGCCCGCTGGCTTGTCACACTCCTGGATAAAAAGCCGCTCGCCTTTACCTTCGCCGGGCTCAAAGCATCGAACCAATCCTATGGGCATCGTTTCCTGGCGCCCAAGGCTTTCCGCATTCCCTCGGCCGATTGGGATATCTATAAGAAGCTGCTCAAAAAGGCGCATGTCGCCCTGGATCTGGCGGAACGCAAGGCCATCATCGCCAAAGGCCTGAAGACCAAGTTCCAACAGGCTTCGTTCGACGAAGAGCTTTTGCACACGACGGCGCAGCTCGTGGAAGAACCCGAGCTTCTGCAGGGCAGTTTCTCGAAAGATTATCTCCAGCTTCCCAAAGAAGTGCTGGCCAGCTGCATGAAAAAGAACCAGAAGATTTTCGCCTGTTACGATTCCAAAGGCGCGCTCACCGGAAAATTCGTCGCGGTGCTGAACGGCCGCAAGAGCAACGTCACGGGCATCCGCGCGGGTTATGAGAATGTCCTGGAATCCCGGTTGAAGGACGCGAAATATTTTTATACCGCGGACACGAAAGAAAAGCTGGAAGCGAAGCTTCCGAAGCTCGAGCAGGTGACGTATCTCGGCAAGCTGGGTAACATGCGCCAGAAAACCGAACGCATGGAGAAGCTCGCGGAAAAAATTGCGGCGCTCGCGCATAAGCCCGAGCTGACCGAATCGGTGCGCCGCGCGGCCCGGCTTTCCAAAGTCGATCTCATGACGCATCTTGTTTACGAATTCCCGGACCTCCAGGGCACCGTGGGCCGCGAATACGCGCTGGCGTCCGGCGAATCTCAGGACGTTGCGAAGGCCATCGCTTCGCATTATCTTCCCAAAAGCCTGACGCAGGACTACGCGGCGCTCGGCAAAGAAGGCGATCTCGTCGGCGGTCTTGTCGGCATCATCGACCGTATCGATCTTCTCGTCGGCGCGTTCGGTACCGGCCTCCAGCCGACCGGCAGCCAGGACCCGTTTGCTCTTCGCCGCGCGGGCGGCGCGGTCGTAAAGACGATCCGTGCATGGAACATTTCCTTTTCGGTGGCGGACCTCATGCGCGAAGCCGCCGCGCTGTACGGCAATGCGCTGACGGTGCCGGCCGCGGAGCTCGCCGACAAGCTCATGAAGTTCTTCGAGGAACGCGTGATTTTCGAATTACAGCTGAAGCCGGGGACACGGCCGCATGAAATTTTCAGCGCGGTGTGGCAGTCGCGTCACGACAATTTCGCGGATGTTCTGGAACGGTTCCAGCAGCTAAGCGCGCTGTTCGAGCGCGAGCCGGAGAATTTTATCAGGGCCGGCAAGGTCGTCGAACGCACGAGCAACATCGTGAAAGGCATGAAGGGCGCGGGGGAGAAGAGCATCAATCCGGAGCTTTTGAAGGAACCCCTGGAGAAGAAGCTGTTCGAGCTGCTGGAGAAGGAATCCGGTGAGATCGATAAACGCCTGGACCAGCGGCATTTCGAGGACGCCACCCGCCTTTTCGGAAAGGTTTTTTATGGGCCCATCCATGACTTTTTTGAACAAGTCATGGTGAACGTTGAAGATACGAATATCCGCGAAAACCGCCAGGCTTTGATGAAGCGCATCAACCACCTCTACACGAAGAAACTGGCCGATCTTTCCATGCTGTCCCGGCTGGACTGA
- the ppdK gene encoding pyruvate, phosphate dikinase, protein MKTMTKSKGKKSSGKKTKFVYFFGNGKAEGDAKMKNLLGGKGANLAEMTNIGIPVPAGFTITTESCAMYYENNKKWPAGLEEQIKANITRLEQTMGAKFGDRNNPLLVSVRSGAAASMPGMMDTVLNLGINPEVVQGLIIKTENERFAWDAYRRFMQMFGNVVMGVEHHLFEHVLEEIKSQRGVKHDTDLTANDLKEVVKDYQEVYRKVTGEDFPVDPYDQLKKSINAVFQSWNNPRAVRYRQLNEIFGLLGTGVNVQSMVFGNMGNTSGTGVCFTRNPSTGENKFYGEFLVNAQGEDVVAGIRTPEPLDQMAKTWPNIYKQLVAVRAKLENHYRDMQDIEFTIQEGKLFLLQTRNGKRTAAAAVRTAVEMVKEGHITEDQAILRVDPKVLDQLLHPMFDPKQSRKKIVKGLPASPGAATGRVVFNAEDAEAWAAKGDKVILVRIETSPEDIGGMHASKGILTARGGMTSHAAVVARGMGKCCVAGAGDMQIDYKAKQFHVGSVTVKEGDWISLDGSLGEVYTGKLDTVEAELSGDFAKLMKWADSARRLKVRTNADTPLDAKVAIKFGAQGIGLCRTEHMFFEGDRIIAVREMILSDTTEGREKALAKLLPMQRQDFEGIFKAMDGLAVTIRLLDPPLHEFLPHEDENQKEMAKVMNISLETVKRKVAALHEFNPMLGHRGCRLAISYPEIGKMQARAIMEAACNVKKQGVKVLPEIMIPLVGFQKEFDIQKKDIEEVVQNVFAEKKMKLPYMIGTMIEIPRAAVTADKIASTAQFFSFGTNDLTQMSLGFSRDDSGSFLGTYLEKGVFEKDPFQSLDQEGVGYLVQLGVEKGRKTRADLKVGICGEHGGDPASVEFCHRVGMDYVSCSPYRVPIARLAAAQAAVRDKQKKKK, encoded by the coding sequence ATGAAGACCATGACGAAAAGCAAAGGGAAGAAGAGTTCCGGTAAGAAGACGAAATTCGTGTATTTCTTCGGCAACGGAAAGGCCGAAGGCGACGCGAAAATGAAGAACCTTCTCGGCGGCAAGGGCGCGAACCTGGCCGAGATGACCAACATCGGAATTCCCGTTCCCGCCGGCTTCACGATCACGACCGAAAGCTGCGCGATGTACTACGAGAACAACAAGAAGTGGCCCGCCGGTCTCGAAGAGCAGATCAAGGCCAACATCACGCGGCTCGAGCAGACGATGGGCGCGAAGTTCGGCGACCGCAACAATCCGCTGCTCGTTTCCGTGCGCTCCGGCGCCGCGGCCTCCATGCCGGGCATGATGGACACGGTCCTCAACCTCGGCATCAACCCTGAAGTCGTTCAGGGCCTCATCATCAAGACCGAGAATGAACGCTTCGCGTGGGACGCTTACCGCCGCTTCATGCAGATGTTCGGCAACGTCGTCATGGGCGTCGAACATCACCTCTTCGAGCACGTGCTCGAAGAAATCAAGAGCCAGCGCGGCGTCAAGCACGACACCGACCTCACGGCCAATGACCTCAAGGAAGTCGTGAAGGATTACCAGGAAGTTTACCGCAAGGTGACGGGCGAAGATTTCCCGGTCGATCCGTACGATCAGCTGAAGAAGTCGATCAACGCCGTGTTCCAGTCGTGGAACAACCCGCGCGCGGTGCGTTACCGCCAGCTCAACGAAATCTTCGGGCTTCTCGGCACGGGCGTGAACGTCCAGTCGATGGTGTTCGGCAACATGGGAAACACTTCCGGCACGGGCGTGTGCTTCACGCGCAACCCGTCGACGGGCGAGAACAAGTTCTACGGCGAATTCCTCGTGAACGCGCAGGGCGAAGACGTCGTGGCCGGTATCCGCACCCCGGAACCTCTCGACCAGATGGCCAAGACGTGGCCCAACATTTACAAGCAGCTCGTGGCGGTTCGCGCGAAGCTGGAAAATCATTACCGGGATATGCAGGACATCGAATTCACGATTCAGGAAGGCAAGCTGTTCCTCCTGCAGACGCGTAACGGTAAAAGGACTGCCGCCGCTGCCGTTCGCACCGCGGTGGAAATGGTGAAGGAAGGCCATATCACGGAAGACCAGGCCATCCTGCGCGTCGATCCGAAGGTGCTCGACCAGCTCCTGCACCCGATGTTCGATCCCAAGCAGTCCCGCAAGAAAATCGTGAAGGGCCTCCCGGCTTCCCCGGGCGCGGCCACGGGCCGTGTCGTCTTCAATGCGGAAGACGCCGAAGCCTGGGCGGCAAAGGGTGACAAGGTCATTCTCGTCCGCATCGAAACCTCGCCGGAAGACATCGGCGGCATGCACGCCTCCAAGGGCATTCTGACGGCCCGCGGCGGTATGACGTCCCACGCGGCCGTTGTCGCGCGCGGGATGGGCAAGTGCTGCGTTGCCGGCGCCGGTGACATGCAGATCGATTACAAAGCGAAGCAGTTCCATGTCGGTTCCGTTACGGTGAAGGAAGGCGACTGGATTTCGTTGGACGGCAGCCTCGGCGAAGTTTATACCGGCAAGCTCGACACGGTCGAAGCCGAGCTCTCCGGCGATTTCGCGAAGCTCATGAAGTGGGCCGATTCGGCGCGCCGTCTGAAAGTGCGCACGAACGCGGACACACCGCTTGACGCGAAGGTGGCCATCAAGTTCGGCGCCCAGGGCATCGGCCTTTGCCGCACCGAGCACATGTTCTTCGAAGGCGACAGGATCATCGCGGTCCGTGAGATGATTCTCTCGGACACGACCGAAGGCCGTGAGAAGGCGCTCGCGAAGCTCCTTCCCATGCAGCGCCAGGACTTCGAAGGCATCTTCAAGGCCATGGACGGCCTTGCGGTGACGATCCGCCTCCTGGATCCGCCGCTCCATGAGTTCCTCCCGCACGAAGACGAAAACCAGAAGGAAATGGCGAAGGTCATGAACATTTCCCTGGAAACCGTGAAGCGCAAAGTCGCCGCCCTGCATGAATTCAATCCCATGCTCGGCCACCGCGGCTGCCGCCTCGCGATCAGCTATCCGGAAATCGGCAAGATGCAGGCGCGCGCCATCATGGAAGCGGCTTGCAACGTGAAGAAGCAGGGGGTCAAGGTGCTTCCCGAGATCATGATCCCGCTCGTCGGCTTCCAGAAGGAATTCGATATCCAGAAGAAGGACATCGAGGAAGTCGTGCAGAATGTCTTCGCGGAAAAGAAGATGAAACTCCCGTACATGATCGGCACCATGATCGAAATTCCCCGTGCCGCCGTCACTGCGGATAAAATCGCGTCGACCGCCCAGTTCTTCTCCTTCGGGACGAACGACCTCACTCAGATGTCCCTGGGCTTTTCGCGCGACGACTCCGGCTCGTTCCTGGGCACCTACCTCGAGAAGGGCGTCTTTGAAAAAGATCCCTTCCAGAGCCTCGACCAGGAAGGCGTTGGATATTTAGTTCAACTTGGAGTCGAGAAAGGCCGTAAAACTAGGGCTGATCTGAAAGTCGGTATCTGCGGCGAACATGGCGGCGACCCCGCTTCGGTGGAATTTTGCCACCGTGTGGGCATGGATTATGTCAGCTGCTCGCCGTATCGCGTTCCGATCGCCCGCCTGGCTGCTGCTCAGGCTGCGGTCCGCGACAAGCAGAAAAAGAAAAAGTAA